TCCATGGACCGTGCAGCCTATTTGAGCAAGCGGGCACTGCTCCGCGATGTAAGAGAATCCCACAGCGAAAAGCAGTATGCTGAATTAGAAGAGAAAATTCTTGAACGTCTACAGAGATTGGGTATTGGCAGTGGAGGTCTTGGTGGCATGATCACAGCCCTTCATGTTGCCATTGCCTATGAGGCTACGCATATTGCCGGTCTTCCGTTGGCTGTATCCATCAATTGTTGGGCAGACAGAAAGGCGACGATTGTCTGGGAGGGTGATGATGCGTGAATTGATATTGCCCCTGAGTAGTGAGGATATTGCAAGTCTGAAGGCATATGACCAGGTCTTATTAACTGGGTATCTCTACGTAGGTCGTGACCAGGTCCATAAACGACTGTATGAACTTTTGCAACAGGAAAGGAGTCTTCCAATCTCCTTGGAAGGTGAGACTATATACTATATGGGGCCAAGTCCAGCTCCAGAAGGGAAGCTGATCGGTTCCTGTGGCCCGACCACCAGTGCAAGAATGGACCCTTTCAGTCCGTTATTGCTTGACCAAGGTCTCAAGGTTATGATCGGTAAAGGACCTCGTTCCAAGGAAGTGGCCACGGCAATCAAGAGAAATAAGGCGGTATATCTGCAAGCCTTTGGAGGGTGTGGAGCGCTCTATGCTTCCACGGTCAGAGCTGTCACAACGGTTGCTTTTCCTGACCTAGGACCAGAAGCTCTCTTGTGTCTTGAGGTGGAGAAGTTTCCGGTAATCGTGGCAATCGATTCACAATTGGGAAGTGTTTTTCCCCAATAGGGCACTTTTTCACACTTTACACTGGACGTATACGGTCAGCTGGGTTACAGTTTCCTTTATACAGGTCTTCTTTTCACGTATGTCATAATGGGGTGTATGGCATGCTTGTTATGTGTTGATCCAGAACACATCGGTCGAAGACCTGAAATAATGCTGTTACGGAAGGATATGCCGTGAAGAATACCTTGTCTGTGCGCCTCGTCCCCTTGTTCTTGCTCTTCTTGATGGTTGGATGCTCGAAAACTCCAGTTGAATCCTCCCAGAATCCTGTGGAGGAAACTCCTTCGACAGTTGTGGTACAAGCTGAACCGATTGTTGAAGAGACGGATGTTATTCGGGATTTGGAAGAGCCCACCACGCTTGAAGATAGGTTTAGTTATACCTATGGCTATCTACTCTACTCCTCAATGGTACAACAGAAGGGTTTCAGTGACTTGGAAGCCTCCTATTTTGCTAAGGGAATCCTCGATGCTGATAGGGGCCAGGGATTCTATACGCAAGAAGAGATGTCCCAAACCCTTTATGAGGTGCAAACCAAACTCTTGCAGATTGCCCAAGAGGAGATGAATGCCATTTCCGCAGCTAATTTGGAAGTTGCAGAGGATTTCCTGGAGACCAACAAGGAAAGGGAGTCTGTGAAGATAACCGATTCAGGACTGCAGTATGAAGTGATTGTTGAAGGGGAAGGTGACCGCCCAACAGAGGACAGCATGGTAGAAGTCGATTACCAGATTATGCTGTTGAATGGGAAAATCATCGACAGTTCCTATGAACGGCAACAGAGTTCCACCTTCCTGCTGGAAGCCATCATGGTACCAGGGTTTATTGAAGGTGTTAAGTTGATGCAGGAAGGTGCAAAGTACCGTTTCTGGATACATCCCGACCTTGCCTATGGGAAGGAGGGGACGGAAACCATTGAACCAAATACCCTGCTGATCATAGAGGTCGAACTCAAGTCAATCAGAGAGGGCCGTTAAGAAACTCGAGCACAGAGTATAGGTTGTTGTGTATATGTGTTGGTTGTACCTGGGGATTCACAGGTTTTCCCGTTTTATTCAGCCATAGTGTGTCCATGCCACCGGCTATACCTCCGGCAATATCACTGGATAGGCTGTCTCCGATCATGAGGGTGTGCTGTTTCTGTTCACTAAGACCGGTTACCTCAAACATATGGGCAAAAAATCGTGGATCAGGCTTCTGGTATCCTATCTCTTCGCTGATGAAGATGTGATCGAAATACTGCTCAGTATCTGATACGGCAATCCTGCCTCTCTGTACTTCAGCAATCCCGTTGGTTGCGAGGAAGAGCGTATAGCCACGCTTCTTCAAGGTCTCGAGTACGGTGATGGTCTCTGTAAACAAGATTCCCTTTTTAGACAGTTCATACTGGTAGCTGTGGCTTGCTGTTTCTGGATTGAGCGGGATACCCGTCTCCAATGCAAAACTTGCAAAACGCTTCACTTTCAGTTCCTCGATTGTCACTTCGCCTTTCTCAAACTGTTTCCATACCTCAGCATTGCAGCGGATGTAGTCTTGCTCATGCTTCCTTTCCAATGGTAGGCTAAGGCTTTCAGCCATCTTCCAGAACGCATTGTGTTCTGCTTGTTCGAAATCAAAAAGTGTTCCATCCGCGTCAAAGAAAAGATACCGGTACATGTGTTGTCATCCTTTACTTAGGGTGTTCTAGCCAGTACGATAAAGAAAAACGGCCCTATTGTACAGGACCGGAAGGCAAGGAGCCAAATATGCAGGAAACTTTTCTTAAACGTCACCTCATCCTTTCCACCGTGATTGGTGCGTTCTTGATTATTGTAGGGATTTTCTTGATGTTCCAACAGGAATCCTTCGTGAAGATCTTTATCTCCCTTTTGGGGGTGTTCCTTGCAGGTTCTGGAATTTCCAGCCTGATATACTTGAAAGGTTTCAATCTTGGGAGTCGCTCTCGTATTGCTACCTTGGTTAAGGCCCTCTTGAGCATAGTAATCGGTTTGGTTGCCATTATCGTCCCTCTCTCTGCAGCGACTATTAGTTGGACAGTACTGCTGTACATCATTGGGGCGCAGCTCTTGTTTTCCGCTCTGATATCCTTCTTGGATGCATTGTTGATGAGGAAAGAGGAACGCTCTCTTTCCCCTCTCTATACAGAGGGTGTTTTCTCCCTGATTATGGCCATTCTCCTGTTTGTCTTCCCACAGCAGATCGGCAGCTTGTTGCTCAAGCTGTTCGGATTGCTCTTCATAGTAAGCGGAATCGGCATGATTCTCTGGTCTCTGCGCATCCGCAAGATCAACCAACAGTTCAAGGAACAGGTGGTTGAGGCAGAGGCGGAGGTTGTCGACCCGGAGAACTAAGGGATCAGGAGGGTAGCTGAGATTCCATAGCGAGCGATGTTGTTTGCATCAGGAATCGACTCACCTCCGATGGTCAGCATCGAGCTCTGCAATGGAAGGACTTTCCTGCTGTATATATAATCTATGCGTTCCTTCAGATTCTCTTTGACAAACGTATTTCCGGAGTCGGTATCTGCAGAGAAATGGGTGGCTCTGTATACATCGTAGAAGGATGACTCCTCAAGGAAATTCGATAGTGGCCAGATATAGTCTATCTGTCGATAGGGTACCGGACTGAACGTGTTCCAATCCTGGTACGAAGGCTCAAAGAGACTGGCTCCTATGATGGTTGGCTCGTTCATTGTCCCTTCTGCCAGGATTTCTTTCAGTATCTTGGTCCGTTCGCCGGTAACCTGTTTTTGTATGGTTTGCCAATCGTTTCCACTGGTGAAAGCATCAAAAACCTTATATTCAGGAAGATTGGCAATGGAGAGCCTGATTGTCTTCGTGTTGCTGAACTGGACACGTATGCCATGTTTTGTGGCTGAGACGACATTAAAGGAGGTGATGATTGCCCCTCCTTCAACCAATACGGCATTTCTTCGTAACTGTCTTACAAGATCAATGACATTCTGCATATGTCCAGTAACCATGATGACGGGGGCTTTTATGTCGCTGATACTTGTTGCAACCAGGTTTTTCATGGTGGGGTTGCTCCAGCGAATATCATCCAGGGGAAGCATCAAAACGTTCAGCGGATCGTTTTCGGCTGAAAGAATCGTAGTTTCATCCGTGGTGTACATCCTGGGTAGAGTCAATTCCGCGAGAGGGGGAATCTGTTGAAATTCAGCTTCAAGGGCAGCGAGACGCGCATTCTCAGCTTCTTCTGCTTTCCTCTGTTCCGCTAACTTCTCTCTCTGTTTCTCCAGTCGTTCTTCCTCGATTCGTTTCGCTTCATCGATGCGTTGCTGTTCAAGACGTAGTCTCTCTTCCAGCGTCTGGGTCTTCTCCTCTAATTGTGCTGTAAGGAGTTCGGTGTCTGTCTGCAGGGATTCGATGGTATTCTGTAATTCCAGTAGTCTCTGTTCGTGTGCTGCCTTCAACAAAGCAACTTCAGAGGCATGTTCTGCCTCGTTTTCATTCATGATGGTTTGTAGTTCGCTGTTAATTATTTGCTGTTCTGAGAGAAGATTTTCAAGTTCACTAGCTTGGTAGGTGAGCATCTCATAAGCGAGCTTTTCTTCAGACAATGCTTGTTCTTTTTCTTCGATTTCTTGATGCAATGCATCGATATCGGCCTGTAGGTTGCCAATAGTAGTCTGAAAGTCCTTGATGACCTCAGCATGCTCAATGTCCTGGTACTCTACTGAGAGGTTTCGTTCATCCAGTAACTCCTGTAAAGCTTTTACGTTTTCCTGTTCATCACTGAGGGCTTGCTGATTCTCTTGGAGTCTCTTTTCTAGCTGTTCTGTTTCAGTCTGCAGTGTAGCGATATTCGCTTGTAGCTCTTCAGTGAAAAGGTTGCTTTCCTGTAACAACGTTCTTAAATCCTTGGAGGTGGTTTTTTCTTCGTTCAGCGCCTCTAGGTTCTCTTGCAGATTTTTCTCCAGCTGCTGCTTTTCAGCTTGGAGTGATGCAATTGATGCCTGCATATCTTCATAGCGTTGCCTCTCTTCTGCTTCTGCTTGTCTCTCCTGCTCGGCAAGGCGTGCCGCTTCCTCTGCTTCTGCTTTTGCTTGTGCTTCGGCTTCCACAAGAGAATATTTGGTAACGAGCTCTCCCTCTGCTACGGGGGTTGGGGCTTGTATGCTCTCTTTTGCGGAGCGGGCAGTATAGGTCTCACATCCCATGAGGATGGTGAGCAGTAGGGCGATCGCTATTAATACAATGCGTCTGTTCATAGGTATTTATGGTTCCTTAGAAGTTGAAGAGTGCTTCGGCTCTCGCCTTGGCACGTGCTTTTTTTTCAGATTCCTCTTTGGAATCCTCACCGAGCATGAAGGAGTCGCAGAAGTTCGCATTCTCCTTATCCTCTATATACTCCTCGACTCCTTCAAGGCAGTCGTGGTAGACCCCTGGACTGTAGAACCTGCAATTAACACAGCTGTGCAAGCTTTTTGAACAGGTTGGACACACGGTATGGTAGCCAATACTAAGCAATGGGTCGATGGGAGTATGACAGTGATGACATGCACGCATGGTTAAAACTCCAATTTCTTTCCATAATCAGCAATCTCGCCATCGCTGTAGGGCTCTTTGACGAGACGCAAGGTCTTTCCATCCTCTTTGTACCTAGGGATGATATGAAGATGCAGATGTGGTACTTCCTGCCCGCTTTCCTTGCCGTTATTGATGATCAGATTGGTGGCATCACAACCCAATTTCTCTCTGAGTACGCTGTCAGCCCTCTTGGCGAGCACCATCATATGGCTCAAGACTTCTTCTGGGCAGCTTTCAATGGTAGGGTATGGTTGTGATGTGATGATCAGCAAATGTCCCTTGTTGACTGGATTGATATCGAGAATGGAGAAACAAAGTTCGTCCTTATGTAAAAATATGGAGGGAATCTCCCCGTTTAAAATCTTGGTGAAAATCGTTTCCATGGCATACCTCTGAGCTATTGTAACACACAAGTGTCGAGTCGGAAA
This sequence is a window from uncultured Sphaerochaeta sp.. Protein-coding genes within it:
- a CDS encoding FumA C-terminus/TtdB family hydratase beta subunit; translated protein: MRELILPLSSEDIASLKAYDQVLLTGYLYVGRDQVHKRLYELLQQERSLPISLEGETIYYMGPSPAPEGKLIGSCGPTTSARMDPFSPLLLDQGLKVMIGKGPRSKEVATAIKRNKAVYLQAFGGCGALYASTVRAVTTVAFPDLGPEALLCLEVEKFPVIVAIDSQLGSVFPQ
- a CDS encoding FKBP-type peptidyl-prolyl cis-trans isomerase encodes the protein MKNTLSVRLVPLFLLFLMVGCSKTPVESSQNPVEETPSTVVVQAEPIVEETDVIRDLEEPTTLEDRFSYTYGYLLYSSMVQQKGFSDLEASYFAKGILDADRGQGFYTQEEMSQTLYEVQTKLLQIAQEEMNAISAANLEVAEDFLETNKERESVKITDSGLQYEVIVEGEGDRPTEDSMVEVDYQIMLLNGKIIDSSYERQQSSTFLLEAIMVPGFIEGVKLMQEGAKYRFWIHPDLAYGKEGTETIEPNTLLIIEVELKSIREGR
- a CDS encoding YjjG family noncanonical pyrimidine nucleotidase, producing MYRYLFFDADGTLFDFEQAEHNAFWKMAESLSLPLERKHEQDYIRCNAEVWKQFEKGEVTIEELKVKRFASFALETGIPLNPETASHSYQYELSKKGILFTETITVLETLKKRGYTLFLATNGIAEVQRGRIAVSDTEQYFDHIFISEEIGYQKPDPRFFAHMFEVTGLSEQKQHTLMIGDSLSSDIAGGIAGGMDTLWLNKTGKPVNPQVQPTHIHNNLYSVLEFLNGPL
- a CDS encoding DUF308 domain-containing protein, giving the protein MQETFLKRHLILSTVIGAFLIIVGIFLMFQQESFVKIFISLLGVFLAGSGISSLIYLKGFNLGSRSRIATLVKALLSIVIGLVAIIVPLSAATISWTVLLYIIGAQLLFSALISFLDALLMRKEERSLSPLYTEGVFSLIMAILLFVFPQQIGSLLLKLFGLLFIVSGIGMILWSLRIRKINQQFKEQVVEAEAEVVDPEN
- a CDS encoding HIT family protein — encoded protein: METIFTKILNGEIPSIFLHKDELCFSILDINPVNKGHLLIITSQPYPTIESCPEEVLSHMMVLAKRADSVLREKLGCDATNLIINNGKESGQEVPHLHLHIIPRYKEDGKTLRLVKEPYSDGEIADYGKKLEF